Proteins encoded together in one Microbacterium sp. zg-Y625 window:
- a CDS encoding nucleoside hydrolase — MKRRIIINTDAKNEADDQFAIVHALLSPSLSVEGLIAAHFGDRRSPRSMEESREEIELLLRLLGGENDIPVQNGAPHRLPDPRTAVPSDGARLIIEAAHKPGELSVVVLGPLSDMASAILMDPTLTEQENLTVVWIGGDPYDGDHPGGHFGEFNLLNDVAAANVVFQSGLTVWQIPSSVYSLLGVGYAELDDKVAPHGDLGAYLVGQLKAFNAWVSDRAGLPEMEYRTLGDSPAIGVVINPHSASWRTHSVRTFDDNARMTRIVVPGRTVRVAETYDTRWLLEDMFAKIKAHERTRAERIQDGSR, encoded by the coding sequence ATGAAGCGACGGATCATCATCAACACTGACGCGAAGAATGAGGCCGACGACCAGTTCGCCATCGTTCACGCTCTTTTGTCCCCGTCTCTGTCGGTCGAAGGGCTGATTGCCGCGCACTTCGGCGACCGGCGTTCACCGCGAAGCATGGAAGAGAGCCGCGAGGAAATCGAGCTGCTCTTGCGGTTGCTTGGCGGTGAAAACGACATTCCCGTTCAGAACGGTGCGCCGCACCGGCTACCCGACCCGCGCACTGCGGTGCCTTCCGACGGAGCGAGGCTGATCATCGAGGCCGCACACAAGCCCGGCGAACTCTCTGTTGTCGTCCTCGGTCCCCTGAGTGACATGGCGAGCGCGATCCTGATGGACCCGACACTCACAGAGCAGGAGAACCTCACCGTTGTCTGGATCGGAGGAGACCCGTACGACGGTGACCACCCGGGTGGCCACTTCGGCGAGTTCAATCTACTCAACGACGTGGCAGCCGCGAACGTCGTCTTCCAGTCCGGCCTGACCGTCTGGCAGATTCCCTCGTCTGTTTACTCTCTGCTGGGGGTGGGCTACGCCGAGCTCGACGATAAGGTCGCGCCTCACGGTGATCTCGGGGCATACCTTGTCGGACAGTTGAAGGCTTTTAACGCCTGGGTGTCCGACCGCGCTGGTTTACCTGAGATGGAATACCGCACACTTGGCGACTCCCCTGCAATCGGGGTGGTGATCAACCCTCACAGTGCGTCATGGCGGACCCACTCCGTGAGGACATTCGACGACAACGCACGTATGACGCGAATCGTCGTCCCGGGACGGACCGTGAGGGTGGCTGAGACGTACGATACGCGCTGGCTGCTCGAGGACATGTTCGCCAAGATCAAGGCCCACGAGCGCACGAGGGCTGAGCGTATTCAGGATGGCTCCCGCTGA
- a CDS encoding alpha/beta hydrolase family protein, whose product MIAIVTAATAALAAIAASLLRLLVRRVVGVEPRRKTLTVRRIGDDIEMPKSALTLADGSYGLWFGERFEHHALIGPVTASDEHSVIRPVLRTTAPISTEPFEAQWTGHVMSGPAEIDPEWEDVTVPLRDGLLAPAWLFRGDSPDAPWVIHVQGIRTSRLVTLRSVEVAQSAGLTSLVITYRGSGDGPPAPASTLGQREWTDLSDSIAYARACGATSIYVVAWSMGAGLALELLRHEPDAFDRLVLIAPATNWRRIIRHRVRDAGLPAFAGAVVTWALGSRVASQLMGLPELLDLDRLDWGQSLKMNVPAIAVHSRGDAEIPFEITNDFIAAHRNVTLVETGAAPHGWEANVDPELFRSALTAWFAGPAAADVCR is encoded by the coding sequence GTGATCGCCATCGTGACCGCGGCCACGGCCGCGCTCGCCGCAATTGCCGCGAGTCTGCTCCGATTGCTGGTTCGACGCGTCGTCGGTGTCGAACCGAGAAGGAAGACGCTCACCGTGCGTCGCATCGGTGACGATATCGAGATGCCGAAGAGCGCGCTGACCCTCGCTGACGGGAGCTATGGGCTTTGGTTCGGAGAGCGATTCGAGCACCACGCGCTAATCGGACCTGTAACTGCGTCGGATGAGCACAGCGTCATTCGCCCTGTGCTCAGGACGACGGCCCCGATCAGTACGGAGCCATTCGAGGCACAGTGGACCGGCCACGTCATGAGCGGGCCCGCGGAGATCGATCCCGAATGGGAAGACGTCACGGTGCCACTGCGTGACGGACTCTTGGCGCCGGCCTGGCTCTTCCGGGGTGATTCGCCCGATGCGCCGTGGGTGATCCACGTGCAGGGGATTCGAACGTCGCGACTCGTGACACTGCGCTCCGTTGAGGTTGCGCAGAGCGCCGGGCTGACCTCACTTGTGATCACGTATCGCGGTTCGGGCGACGGTCCACCAGCACCAGCCTCGACCCTCGGGCAGCGTGAGTGGACGGACTTGTCTGACTCGATCGCGTACGCCCGGGCGTGCGGTGCTACGTCGATCTACGTTGTGGCGTGGTCGATGGGTGCAGGGCTCGCGCTTGAACTCCTTCGTCACGAGCCGGATGCGTTCGACAGGCTCGTGTTGATTGCCCCGGCAACGAACTGGCGACGAATTATCAGGCACCGCGTGCGTGATGCGGGTCTGCCTGCGTTCGCAGGGGCCGTCGTTACGTGGGCGCTCGGCTCTCGCGTGGCCAGCCAGCTGATGGGGCTACCGGAGCTGCTGGACTTGGATCGGCTCGATTGGGGCCAGAGCCTCAAGATGAACGTGCCGGCGATCGCGGTCCACTCCAGGGGCGACGCAGAAATCCCCTTCGAGATCACGAACGATTTCATCGCGGCGCACCGGAATGTCACGCTCGTGGAAACGGGCGCTGCGCCGCACGGGTGGGAGGCGAACGTTGACCCCGAATTGTTTCGGTCTGCGTTGACGGCGTGGTTCGCGGGCCCCGCGGCAGCGGACGTCTGCCGCTGA
- a CDS encoding helix-turn-helix domain-containing protein has product MGRRSQGGAGAWSMDLVRAVSTLREAAGMTNQELIDRSGMSASYFYGRLRGSAPFDANDIEKLAQALGTHPHEISRVAASIGEAREIEPMVDTEPEELGRRLTAVSRAPRLDGSTFNVDELVSELAARGVAFDRDEWSSLIAGASPSPVRVRVLEGVGVYAGVSSAYLLDLGDAAAVEAAEANFEFREALKASGADSVSARAVGEISPTALRAIAQTLRSISAQ; this is encoded by the coding sequence GTGGGCAGACGATCCCAGGGCGGGGCTGGCGCGTGGTCGATGGACCTGGTGCGCGCAGTGTCTACGCTGCGCGAAGCAGCCGGGATGACGAACCAGGAACTGATCGACCGGTCGGGCATGTCAGCGAGCTACTTCTATGGGCGGTTGCGCGGCTCCGCGCCCTTCGACGCGAACGACATCGAAAAGCTCGCGCAGGCCTTAGGGACCCACCCGCATGAGATCTCACGCGTGGCGGCATCCATCGGCGAGGCGCGCGAGATCGAGCCCATGGTGGACACAGAGCCGGAGGAGCTGGGCCGTCGGCTGACCGCGGTCTCCCGTGCGCCCCGCCTTGACGGTTCGACTTTCAACGTCGATGAGCTTGTCAGTGAGCTCGCTGCTCGCGGAGTCGCATTCGATCGGGATGAGTGGTCCAGCCTGATCGCTGGAGCGTCCCCGTCACCTGTGCGGGTGCGAGTTCTTGAAGGCGTCGGAGTGTATGCGGGCGTTTCTTCTGCGTACCTGCTGGACCTGGGCGACGCTGCGGCGGTGGAAGCAGCTGAAGCGAACTTCGAGTTCCGTGAGGCGCTTAAGGCGTCCGGTGCGGATTCGGTGTCAGCTCGTGCCGTCGGTGAGATTTCGCCTACCGCGTTACGCGCGATTGCGCAGACGCTGAGGTCGATCTCTGCGCAATGA
- a CDS encoding ImmA/IrrE family metallo-endopeptidase, with translation MSHQRSSVGAAEAKLERLHAQLADAVAGLVTGDDWARALEFAARFRSRSFNNTVLIWTQHAVAFRQGRVPEPTPTYIAGFKQWLTLGRSVERGQSGYMIFAPVLGRFASPTPEVTKSWRRLAPREAPQHGDVVRTGMVGVRPAYVWDASQTSGAPIPELPRPQMLEGEAPEGLWDGLATLVRGHGYSLRIVGSDRDLGGANGMTDYVTRSVVVRGDMDPAARAKTLAHELAHLKLHGPGNGAATLHHGITEVEAESVALMIGAAHGLDTSGYTIPYVSTWATSIDAKTPVEVVQETGARVRTAALAILESLPTIQMGSGDPPGLMRAAPESSASLHTSHGVGNPAGTGQTTGRRSSGRSETSPRVL, from the coding sequence ATGTCCCACCAAAGATCTAGCGTCGGGGCCGCTGAGGCGAAGCTCGAACGTCTGCACGCACAGCTGGCAGACGCTGTCGCCGGGCTCGTGACTGGCGATGACTGGGCGCGAGCGCTTGAGTTCGCGGCTCGGTTTCGCTCTCGATCGTTCAACAACACCGTGCTCATCTGGACGCAGCACGCCGTTGCGTTCAGGCAAGGCCGGGTCCCCGAGCCGACGCCGACGTACATCGCGGGTTTCAAGCAGTGGCTGACCTTGGGCCGGTCCGTCGAACGTGGCCAGAGCGGCTACATGATCTTCGCCCCGGTCCTCGGCCGGTTCGCCTCGCCCACTCCCGAAGTCACCAAGTCATGGCGTCGGCTCGCACCTCGCGAGGCCCCGCAGCACGGTGACGTGGTGCGCACGGGCATGGTGGGTGTGCGGCCGGCATACGTGTGGGACGCATCTCAGACGAGCGGCGCGCCGATCCCGGAACTGCCCCGGCCGCAGATGCTCGAAGGAGAGGCACCGGAAGGTCTGTGGGACGGCCTAGCGACGTTGGTACGCGGGCACGGCTACTCCTTGCGCATCGTTGGCAGCGATCGCGATCTCGGCGGAGCGAACGGCATGACTGATTACGTCACGCGGAGCGTCGTTGTACGTGGCGACATGGATCCCGCAGCGCGAGCGAAAACCCTGGCGCACGAGCTCGCCCACCTCAAGCTGCATGGCCCCGGCAACGGAGCTGCGACGCTGCACCATGGGATCACCGAAGTCGAGGCGGAGTCCGTCGCACTGATGATCGGAGCGGCGCACGGTCTCGACACATCTGGGTACACCATCCCCTACGTGTCAACCTGGGCAACGTCCATCGATGCCAAGACACCGGTCGAGGTCGTTCAAGAAACCGGCGCGCGAGTGCGGACGGCAGCGCTCGCGATTCTCGAGAGCCTGCCGACGATTCAAATGGGATCGGGCGACCCGCCCGGCTTGATGAGGGCAGCGCCCGAGAGTTCGGCCTCGTTGCACACCTCGCATGGGGTGGGGAACCCAGCTGGCACCGGTCAGACGACAGGGAGGCGATCCTCCGGCCGGTCGGAGACCTCGCCTCGGGTGCTGTAA
- a CDS encoding bifunctional DNA primase/polymerase, producing MDTVAVLASMIGLTPREGATRFAAAGIPIFPCKPAQKRPLTEHGFHDATTDAEQVGRWWTQWPQANIGMPTGHASGLEVVDVDVHGRVRGFAAFELARREGLADRWQALVKTASGGMHAYYPADPDRAQPSWQAARSGIDFRGEGGYVIVPPSLVLFEGNRSAYELIGTGRSEAVPIDGAALRAFLDPKPAPVSTMTTNALRDVDVERIAAWLATRPEGERNRALYWAACRLAENGVTDESARTVLGPAAEHAGLGQSEVLTTIRSAYRTVAAPTSPFHSRGAQAVAHPINGQVIS from the coding sequence ATGGACACGGTCGCCGTGCTCGCCTCGATGATCGGACTTACGCCGCGCGAGGGAGCGACGCGGTTCGCCGCAGCCGGAATCCCGATCTTCCCGTGCAAGCCTGCTCAGAAGCGGCCGCTCACGGAGCACGGGTTCCACGACGCGACCACCGACGCCGAGCAGGTCGGCCGCTGGTGGACGCAATGGCCGCAGGCGAACATCGGTATGCCGACCGGGCACGCTTCCGGTCTCGAGGTCGTCGATGTCGACGTGCACGGTAGAGTGCGCGGGTTCGCTGCCTTCGAACTCGCCCGCCGAGAGGGTCTCGCGGACCGCTGGCAGGCACTCGTGAAGACGGCGTCCGGCGGCATGCACGCCTATTACCCCGCTGACCCTGACCGCGCGCAGCCGTCCTGGCAGGCCGCGCGGTCCGGCATCGACTTCCGTGGCGAGGGCGGCTACGTCATCGTCCCACCGTCGCTGGTGCTGTTCGAAGGCAATCGGTCAGCCTATGAGCTGATCGGCACCGGGCGCAGTGAGGCCGTGCCCATTGACGGAGCAGCGCTGCGAGCGTTCCTTGACCCGAAGCCGGCTCCAGTCTCGACGATGACCACGAACGCGCTCCGCGACGTGGACGTGGAGCGGATCGCAGCCTGGCTGGCTACCCGGCCCGAAGGTGAACGAAACCGCGCACTGTATTGGGCGGCATGCCGGCTCGCCGAGAACGGCGTCACGGACGAGAGCGCGCGCACCGTGCTCGGACCGGCGGCCGAGCACGCGGGGCTGGGTCAATCCGAGGTCCTGACCACCATCCGGTCTGCGTACCGGACGGTGGCGGCCCCGACGTCGCCTTTCCATAGCCGCGGTGCTCAAGCAGTTGCGCACCCGATCAACGGGCAGGTGATCTCGTGA
- a CDS encoding DUF2637 domain-containing protein: MTGPQSGRIAVWTAVAGTVFIAGGAFWLSFTALADLARRSGIAPTQAWAWPLIVDGIIVVGTVAVVALAGQRDAWYPWMLLLAGAAASVAANAIHAVVAADASLPPVLAASVAAVPPLVLLAITHLTVVLTQRFRFGSSSTDTASLVPSTEPMQLRAQADVPEKGALKELAELMHQRGMSNKQIASATGVHPSTVGRWIAGKLRTPEVQKGVVP; the protein is encoded by the coding sequence ATGACAGGGCCGCAGTCGGGGCGGATTGCCGTCTGGACCGCGGTCGCTGGGACCGTCTTCATAGCCGGCGGCGCCTTCTGGTTGTCGTTCACTGCACTCGCGGATCTCGCGCGCCGATCCGGTATTGCGCCGACGCAAGCGTGGGCATGGCCCCTCATCGTTGACGGGATCATCGTCGTCGGCACCGTCGCGGTTGTGGCGCTGGCTGGGCAACGCGACGCCTGGTACCCGTGGATGCTACTTCTGGCCGGTGCCGCCGCATCAGTCGCCGCGAACGCGATCCACGCGGTTGTGGCCGCCGATGCCAGCCTTCCACCGGTGCTCGCGGCATCCGTTGCGGCCGTGCCTCCGTTGGTCCTGCTCGCGATCACGCACCTGACCGTGGTCCTCACTCAACGGTTCCGCTTCGGCTCCTCCTCCACAGATACCGCGTCGCTCGTTCCATCCACAGAACCGATGCAACTTCGAGCGCAAGCAGACGTTCCGGAGAAGGGTGCACTCAAGGAACTTGCGGAGCTAATGCACCAGCGCGGCATGTCGAACAAGCAAATCGCGAGCGCCACAGGAGTTCATCCATCGACAGTCGGTCGATGGATCGCGGGGAAGCTCCGCACACCTGAGGTTCAGAAGGGAGTTGTGCCATGA
- a CDS encoding ParB N-terminal domain-containing protein, with product MTVGTNIGHIELERSIESIIVGQRHRNEFGDIDELAASIIRDGLLQPVTVTPEGVLVCGARRLEALKRLGEKTIKVWVKSGISDRLAELLAEQAENVLHKPLTPTEAAALYTELKDYLAEDATRRQAASRFGRQDAHAGGDGGATVAPPQFKPGKSRAQAAQMVTGKASYTTLERIAELQRLVADPGSDPALKERASDELRLIDDGGSVTASHARIRHVLDKEAPREFEDFEAPEDLDPPDELEQLANAALARVKEAKRNRRTPKARASAAHVFPVRAFVRVWEDLDSWWTHFDVAAVAAELTDEQLEQFEATLASTVEFFTALRNARAQTRREIA from the coding sequence GTGACCGTGGGTACAAACATCGGCCACATCGAGCTCGAGCGATCGATCGAATCGATCATCGTCGGGCAGCGGCACCGCAACGAGTTCGGGGATATCGATGAACTTGCCGCGTCGATCATCCGCGACGGGCTGCTGCAACCGGTCACCGTCACGCCCGAAGGCGTCCTGGTGTGCGGAGCACGACGGCTTGAGGCTCTGAAGCGGCTCGGCGAGAAAACGATCAAGGTCTGGGTCAAGTCCGGGATCTCCGATCGGCTCGCCGAGCTGTTGGCCGAGCAGGCCGAGAACGTCCTCCACAAGCCCCTCACGCCCACGGAGGCGGCCGCGCTCTACACCGAGCTGAAGGACTACCTGGCTGAGGATGCGACGCGACGCCAGGCCGCGTCGCGTTTCGGTCGTCAGGATGCTCACGCCGGAGGAGACGGTGGTGCCACGGTCGCACCACCGCAGTTCAAGCCGGGCAAGAGCCGGGCGCAGGCGGCCCAGATGGTCACGGGGAAGGCGTCGTACACGACACTCGAGCGCATCGCCGAACTGCAGCGCCTTGTCGCCGACCCGGGTTCTGACCCCGCATTGAAGGAGAGAGCGAGCGATGAGCTGCGACTCATCGATGACGGCGGCAGCGTGACCGCGTCGCACGCTCGAATCCGGCACGTCCTGGATAAGGAGGCGCCGCGGGAGTTCGAGGACTTCGAAGCGCCCGAAGACTTGGATCCGCCTGACGAACTCGAGCAGCTTGCGAATGCGGCTCTCGCGAGAGTCAAGGAGGCGAAACGCAATCGACGAACACCAAAGGCGCGAGCTTCTGCCGCGCATGTCTTTCCCGTCCGCGCTTTCGTGCGCGTGTGGGAGGACCTCGACTCGTGGTGGACCCACTTCGACGTCGCAGCGGTTGCCGCGGAACTGACCGACGAACAGTTGGAGCAGTTCGAGGCGACGCTCGCCTCGACCGTTGAGTTCTTCACTGCCCTCCGCAACGCACGAGCGCAGACGAGGCGGGAGATCGCGTGA